One stretch of Passer domesticus isolate bPasDom1 chromosome 2, bPasDom1.hap1, whole genome shotgun sequence DNA includes these proteins:
- the CLN5 gene encoding ceroid-lipofuscinosis neuronal protein 5 isoform X1, producing MGAARCSRLLPLPLLLLVVLLLAPGELRSPPRRWPVPYRRFDYRPKTDPYCQARYTFCPTGSAIPLMKEEDVIEVYRLQAPVWEFKYGDLLGHLKIMHDAVGFKSSLTGKNYTMEWYELFQLGNCTFPHLRPGMDAPFWCNQGAACFYEGIDDAHWKANGTLVLVTTISGTMFNEMAQWVKHDNDTGIYYETWTVQASPDKKSTVWFDSYECSKFILRTYQKLADLGAVFKKIQTNYTSIILFSGEPIYLGNETSIFGPQGNKTLAAAIRDFYNPFKPHQSVREFFVDLFKIIDRVILNHQFYLFYNLEYWFLPMKSPYLKIIYEEVPLPVGSKASFGV from the exons ATGGGCGCCGCTCGCTGCTCgcggctgctgccgctgccgctgctgctgctggtggtgctgctgctggcgccGGGGGAGCTGCGCTCGCCGCCCCGGCGGTGGCCGGTGCCCTACAG GCGCTTTGATTACCGTCCAAAAACCGATCCTTACTGCCAAGCTCGTTACACCTTCTGTCCCACTGGCTCTGCCATTCCACTTATGAAAGAAGAGGATGTCATTGAAGTGTATCGATTACAGGCTCCAGTATGGGAATTCAAGTACGGAGACCTACTAGGACATTTG aaaattatGCATGATGCTGTGGGTTTCAAGAGCTCTCTAACGGGCAAGAACTACACAATGGAGTGGTATGAGCTCTTCCAACTTGGGAACTGCACATTTCCACATCTGCGGCCTGGCATGGATGCACCGTTCTGGTGTAACCAGGGAGCTGCCTGCTTTTATGAAGGAATAGATGATGCACACTGGAAGGCAAATGGAACTTTAGTTCTTGTGACCACAATATCAG GAACCATGTTTAATGAAATGGCACAGTGGGTAAAACACGACAATGACACTGGCATTTACTACGAGACCTGGACAGttcaagcaagtcctgacaaaaAGTCAACAGTGTGGTTTGACTCTTATGAGTGCTCCAAGTTTATACTGAGAACCTACCAGAAGCTAGCTGACTTAGGAGCTGTATTTAAGAAGATACAAACAAACTACACGAGCATCATTTTATTCAGTGGAGAACCTATTTATCTGGGGAATGAAACATCTATTTTTGGACCACAAGGAAACAAGACACTGGCAGCAGCTATAAGAGACTTTTACAATCCATTTAAACCTCATCAGAGTGTCAGAGAGTTTTTTGTGGatcttttcaaaataattgATCGTGTTATCTTGAATCATCAGTTTTACCTCTTCTACAACTTGGAATACTGGTTTTTACCTATGAAGTCTCCTTATCTCAAAATAATTTATGAAGAGGTCCCTTTGCCTGTTGGAAGCAAAGCATCTTTTGGTGTATGA
- the CLN5 gene encoding ceroid-lipofuscinosis neuronal protein 5 isoform X2, with the protein MPAERVVVRKPGRFDYRPKTDPYCQARYTFCPTGSAIPLMKEEDVIEVYRLQAPVWEFKYGDLLGHLKIMHDAVGFKSSLTGKNYTMEWYELFQLGNCTFPHLRPGMDAPFWCNQGAACFYEGIDDAHWKANGTLVLVTTISGTMFNEMAQWVKHDNDTGIYYETWTVQASPDKKSTVWFDSYECSKFILRTYQKLADLGAVFKKIQTNYTSIILFSGEPIYLGNETSIFGPQGNKTLAAAIRDFYNPFKPHQSVREFFVDLFKIIDRVILNHQFYLFYNLEYWFLPMKSPYLKIIYEEVPLPVGSKASFGV; encoded by the exons ATGCCCGCAGAAAGGGTGGTGGTGAGGAAACCGGG GCGCTTTGATTACCGTCCAAAAACCGATCCTTACTGCCAAGCTCGTTACACCTTCTGTCCCACTGGCTCTGCCATTCCACTTATGAAAGAAGAGGATGTCATTGAAGTGTATCGATTACAGGCTCCAGTATGGGAATTCAAGTACGGAGACCTACTAGGACATTTG aaaattatGCATGATGCTGTGGGTTTCAAGAGCTCTCTAACGGGCAAGAACTACACAATGGAGTGGTATGAGCTCTTCCAACTTGGGAACTGCACATTTCCACATCTGCGGCCTGGCATGGATGCACCGTTCTGGTGTAACCAGGGAGCTGCCTGCTTTTATGAAGGAATAGATGATGCACACTGGAAGGCAAATGGAACTTTAGTTCTTGTGACCACAATATCAG GAACCATGTTTAATGAAATGGCACAGTGGGTAAAACACGACAATGACACTGGCATTTACTACGAGACCTGGACAGttcaagcaagtcctgacaaaaAGTCAACAGTGTGGTTTGACTCTTATGAGTGCTCCAAGTTTATACTGAGAACCTACCAGAAGCTAGCTGACTTAGGAGCTGTATTTAAGAAGATACAAACAAACTACACGAGCATCATTTTATTCAGTGGAGAACCTATTTATCTGGGGAATGAAACATCTATTTTTGGACCACAAGGAAACAAGACACTGGCAGCAGCTATAAGAGACTTTTACAATCCATTTAAACCTCATCAGAGTGTCAGAGAGTTTTTTGTGGatcttttcaaaataattgATCGTGTTATCTTGAATCATCAGTTTTACCTCTTCTACAACTTGGAATACTGGTTTTTACCTATGAAGTCTCCTTATCTCAAAATAATTTATGAAGAGGTCCCTTTGCCTGTTGGAAGCAAAGCATCTTTTGGTGTATGA